Proteins found in one Bdellovibrionales bacterium genomic segment:
- the rpsD gene encoding 30S ribosomal protein S4: protein MAKTEKRRARFRIQRRLGVELPGLGKPGALERRPYPPGQHGNKRKKFSNYALQLEEKQKVMFHYGLREKQLRRFIRDAQRGDASKSWINQLAGRLELRLDNVVFRLGLAPSIMSARQLVAHGHVLVNDKKVRVSSVVLRVGDKIALKEASYNHQVVLKAKESPRMEMPDYLAKADTSGKAIGTIKSVPGLEYIPFQFSSNLFTEYYSIRSV from the coding sequence AACGTCGACTTGGAGTCGAACTTCCTGGACTTGGTAAACCAGGAGCCCTTGAGCGTCGCCCATATCCTCCGGGACAACACGGAAACAAAAGAAAGAAATTTTCGAACTACGCACTTCAATTAGAAGAAAAACAAAAGGTCATGTTCCATTACGGACTTCGCGAAAAACAACTTCGTCGTTTTATCCGTGATGCACAACGTGGTGATGCTTCTAAAAGCTGGATTAACCAGTTGGCGGGTCGTCTGGAGCTTCGTTTAGACAACGTTGTTTTCCGCTTAGGTCTCGCACCTAGCATCATGTCTGCACGTCAGCTCGTGGCTCATGGACATGTTTTAGTGAACGATAAAAAAGTTCGCGTGAGCTCTGTCGTTCTTCGCGTGGGTGATAAAATTGCTTTGAAAGAAGCGTCTTACAATCACCAAGTTGTACTAAAGGCGAAGGAATCTCCTCGCATGGAAATGCCTGACTACTTAGCTAAGGCAGATACGTCTGGTAAAGCGATTGGCACCATCAAATCGGTTCCAGGTCTCGAGTACATTCCATTCCAATTCTCTTCGAACCTGTTTACAGAATATTACTCAATCCGAAGCGTTTAA